The proteins below come from a single Treponema phagedenis genomic window:
- a CDS encoding DNA-directed RNA polymerase subunit omega, whose protein sequence is MIFPLKELIEFEGNIYEITVAGTRRAFQLATINDPILEENDGKVVSTAARQIFTHVIDYQLEYHPDYN, encoded by the coding sequence ATGATTTTTCCATTAAAAGAATTGATTGAATTTGAGGGGAATATTTACGAAATAACCGTAGCCGGTACTCGTAGAGCGTTTCAGCTTGCGACCATTAATGATCCAATATTAGAAGAAAATGACGGTAAAGTGGTATCAACAGCGGCGCGGCAAATTTTTACCCATGTAATTGATTATCAGCTTGAGTATCACCCCGATTATAATTA
- a CDS encoding methyl-accepting chemotaxis protein, which translates to MLSQASSVNQTEASMQEMRKIIENLNRHIEMQAANITESSSAITEMVVNINSVSSILSENAKRIETLQEKSNYVRAKTVNSARLTQEIAQESEGLLQASTVIQHIASQTNLLAMNAAIEAAHAGNAGKGFAVVADEIRKLAEQSSTQGKQISSVLKTLKIKIDDIASDAAEAQKLFDDTYSLTQEVKTQEDSIMNAMQEQSSGSEQVIKTIIDIGEITSKVRSGSVDMMNGSIQVADEIQRLTHIAGQITTSMDEMDLGAIQINKATQKLNEITQQTKETIENLAIEVGKFKV; encoded by the coding sequence GTGCTTTCTCAAGCATCAAGCGTTAACCAAACAGAAGCTTCAATGCAAGAAATGCGGAAAATTATCGAAAACCTTAATAGACATATTGAAATGCAAGCTGCAAATATTACCGAAAGTTCTTCGGCAATTACAGAGATGGTTGTCAATATTAATTCGGTAAGCAGTATTTTAAGTGAAAACGCAAAACGTATAGAAACTTTACAGGAAAAATCAAATTATGTAAGAGCAAAAACCGTAAATTCTGCTCGACTCACACAGGAAATAGCACAAGAATCCGAAGGGCTTTTACAAGCGAGCACAGTTATTCAGCATATTGCAAGTCAAACAAACCTTCTCGCTATGAATGCGGCAATTGAAGCCGCTCATGCAGGAAATGCGGGAAAAGGTTTTGCGGTTGTTGCGGATGAAATTCGAAAGCTTGCAGAACAGTCAAGCACACAGGGTAAACAAATCAGCTCTGTATTAAAAACTCTTAAAATTAAGATAGATGATATTGCATCCGATGCCGCAGAAGCTCAAAAACTTTTTGATGATACGTACAGTCTTACGCAAGAAGTGAAAACACAGGAAGACAGCATCATGAATGCAATGCAAGAGCAAAGCAGCGGTTCTGAACAAGTTATAAAAACGATAATAGATATTGGGGAAATAACTTCAAAAGTCCGCTCCGGTTCGGTTGACATGATGAATGGCAGCATTCAGGTAGCTGATGAAATACAGAGACTCACACATATTGCCGGCCAAATAACTACAAGCATGGATGAGATGGATTTAGGAGCAATACAGATCAATAAAGCCACTCAAAAATTAAACGAAATTACACAACAGACAAAAGAGACTATTGAAAATCTTGCGATTGAAGTAGGTAAGTTCAAAGTATAA
- a CDS encoding methyl-accepting chemotaxis protein, producing the protein MKFTIRKKLVLTLLGVFSPFALIIFIFLITGLTRASYDFALQHLYDQSMTMARDVQLIIQNVYDRTVSLARTFENYTIIPADLRREYFNRLQQTTLSEKNNFVDVWTVWEPNALDGLDNKFKNQPGHDETGRFIPYWTKVNGIVSLNPLTDYDGSFWYENPLHSKVGILIKPNRYTLQGKTMYVAGSAVPIHDKNGKPIGVIGIDYSLSHMQDLFKTETVFNKGAPILVSAEGLVLFHKDDSLVSKELPEFSESDFSVFFKKAAEDLKPFHFVKKIDDAKWMYVYVPIKIGETKQIWFAGSALPVFDIYANGIKLTIAVIIMLAITAVTVFILLFLLIYKITKRIEQVTNSLYDIAEGEGDLTVHLPVTGNDEIADLATFFNETIKKIRSAVVTVGKAAGNLQKVGTDLSDNMNETTGAISQIGENIKEVKR; encoded by the coding sequence ATGAAATTTACTATTCGTAAAAAACTTGTGCTGACATTGCTTGGGGTGTTTTCTCCTTTTGCACTGATTATCTTTATTTTTCTGATAACAGGCTTGACTCGGGCCTCATATGATTTTGCGTTACAACATTTATACGATCAAAGTATGACAATGGCGCGAGATGTACAGCTCATTATTCAAAATGTTTATGATAGAACCGTAAGTTTAGCCAGAACTTTTGAAAACTATACAATAATACCCGCAGATTTACGCCGTGAATATTTTAATCGTTTGCAGCAAACAACACTTTCAGAAAAAAATAATTTTGTTGATGTATGGACGGTGTGGGAGCCAAACGCACTCGACGGTTTAGACAATAAATTTAAAAATCAACCCGGCCATGATGAAACCGGCAGATTTATTCCTTATTGGACCAAGGTTAACGGAATCGTGTCTCTTAACCCCTTAACCGACTATGACGGAAGCTTCTGGTATGAAAATCCTTTACATTCAAAAGTGGGTATTTTAATAAAACCGAACCGTTATACGTTACAGGGCAAAACAATGTATGTTGCTGGAAGTGCCGTACCCATTCATGATAAAAACGGAAAACCGATAGGCGTTATCGGCATAGATTATTCTCTTTCTCATATGCAAGATTTATTTAAAACCGAGACCGTTTTTAATAAAGGAGCTCCTATTCTTGTTTCAGCGGAGGGGCTTGTTTTATTTCATAAAGACGATTCCTTGGTTTCAAAAGAATTACCTGAATTTTCTGAAAGTGATTTTTCAGTTTTTTTTAAAAAGGCCGCTGAAGACCTCAAACCGTTTCACTTTGTTAAAAAAATAGATGACGCTAAATGGATGTATGTATATGTACCGATAAAAATCGGAGAGACAAAGCAAATATGGTTTGCGGGAAGCGCACTTCCCGTATTTGACATATATGCGAACGGAATCAAGCTCACCATTGCGGTAATTATAATGTTAGCCATAACCGCTGTTACGGTATTTATTCTGCTTTTTTTACTCATATATAAAATTACAAAAAGAATCGAACAGGTAACGAATAGTCTGTATGATATTGCGGAGGGGGAAGGAGATTTGACGGTACATTTACCGGTAACAGGAAATGATGAAATTGCCGATCTTGCAACATTCTTTAATGAAACAATAAAAAAGATACGCAGTGCCGTTGTTACCGTCGGTAAAGCAGCCGGTAATTTACAAAAAGTAGGGACCGACCTCTCGGATAATATGAATGAAACCACGGGAGCAATCAGTCAAATCGGTGAAAATATTAAAGAAGTTAAAAGATAG